Proteins from one Cryptomeria japonica chromosome 4, Sugi_1.0, whole genome shotgun sequence genomic window:
- the LOC131031343 gene encoding uncharacterized protein LOC131031343 — MERLWNLTKNSGYKLMDKKQNRDSIVWFPPLAGNLKVNFDGASRGNPRKSGYGAIIRDELGNFVGANFGPLGINTNNLAELAGLLAGLEWCVDRGFRDIEVEGDLQIILNGITKQKFENWKLEACRPKVQTLCDSLNRFTFKHIYREGNSAVDWLANRGLDCDGPKQMSKVEEVPDGLLSVLAADKEGIPRTRIG, encoded by the coding sequence AtggaaaggttgtggaatttgacgAAGAATAGTGGTTACAAGCTAATGGACAAGAAGCAGAACAGAGATAGCATAGTTTGGTTTCCACCATTAGCTGGAAACTTAAAGGTTAACTTCGATGGAGCTAGTCGAGGAAATCCTAGAAAATCAGGCTATGGTGCCATTATAAGGGACGAACTAGGCAATTTTGTTGGGGCAAATTTTGGCCCATTAGGAATCAATACAAACAATTTGGCAGAACTTGCAGGGCTATTAGCTGGGTTGGAATGGTGTGTGGACCGAGGATTTCGTGACATAGAAGTAGAGGGAGACTTGCAAATTATTCTGAATGGGATAACCAAACAGAAATTTGAAAATTGGAAACTGGAGGCGTGTCGTCCCAAAGTCCAAACATTATGTGACAGCCTAAACAGGTTCACCTTTAAGCACATATACCGAGAGGGCAACTCGGCGGTGGACTGGCTGGCAAATAGAGGACTCGACTGTGATGGTCCAAAACAGATGTCTAAGGTGGAGGAGGTACCGGACGGACTGCTCTCAGTCCTTGCTGCAGATAAAGAAGGGATTCCAAGAACTAGAATCGGTTAA